The Panicum virgatum strain AP13 chromosome 3N, P.virgatum_v5, whole genome shotgun sequence genome includes the window TCTTAATAGTGACTGATAATATGGAGATCTTGGGTTGAGTAGAGGTAAGAAAGCTTATGAGCATTTGAAAATATAAGTTCTTTTATTAGCTAAGTTCTAAGTCAAACTTCCCTCTAACTTCAATCATGTTTATCGAAAAACACATCAACATCTCAAcacatcattttttttattaaatcCATCATTATATATGTCTCGATAATGTATTTATTTGGTATTGTAGTATTTATAAACTTTTTCAAAATTAGAAAATAACTTGGAACAAAACTAAAAGGGACTATATTTGTTGGAACAAGGGGCAAATGCCTAGATGATGTGTTTATTTATCCCATTGCTGAATATATCTCGGCATACATTTCCATGGCTTATCACCTGCTCCACCAGCGGGGTGTGCTCCATCCATATAATGATGCATCTTGAAGGAACAATTTATAAGCGCATGTCTCGGTCTTGTGGGATCACCGGCTCCACCATTGAGGTGCTCCATCCATATAATACAGATTGAAGGGACAATTTATAAGCGCATGTCTTGGTCTTGTGGGATCACCTCCTCGGAGTAGCTAGCAGCCATGGCTATATATATACCCAACCGTTGGGAGCCACAGCAACCATCTCCCATCGGAGCAAGGCTCCTTTCTTCTCTCCCTCCACCAGACCAGCTCAATAGCCAATAGATAGATAGCGATATCGAGACATGTATCCATCCGCCCTTCTTCTGATcatggtggccgccgccggtgctgccACGGTGCAAGGCCACCCTGCCGCTCACGGTACTCCGGCAGCACAATTTGGGGAAACACCCTGATCGGCTCACGGATGCCGGATGCCATCGCAGATCTTGTCCAGAGAGGTACTTATCCGTGCATATATTGTAAGATCATGTGTAACACATGTTTGCCGATAATACGAAGAAATACTTCACAATACTACAATTCATTTATTCATTCATCATATTTTTTTCCGAAAATACGTACGTCTTGCCATAATTTTTATTAGAAGAAACAAATAAAAACTTAGTTTTTAGGGGGGAAAACGTGACGGTCCCAAAAATCACACAACAACTAGGCGTATTTCCCACAACTTTGATGTCACGACATATGACTAAATAGCTATTCTActtcctccgtttcaaattataggtcgtttttgCAAATCTAGGTACATaaattttgctatgcacctagataaacaatatgtctagatgcatgacaaaaattatgcatctagatttaccaaaacgacctacaatttggaacggagggagtacatcacAAATCAGTCAGTATCTAAGTCGATTGATCGAAATAGTACAACCCAACTAATAAATAACCCGTCCGAGAACAAGCAACTCACCGAAACAAGCACCCACCATTTAGGGGTGGTAAAAGATTTTAATTTTTTGTCTAGATAATCTAATGTCGGGCTCTAAAAGGGgcggctctaatcttatacaaatTTTAGCTTAAAAATTAAGATTCAAAAATAGCATCGAGAGCATTAGCGCCATGGGTTAATTTGATTGAGTCTGTGCAGGCATTGATCGCTCGCCGCTTGAAGAGCACTACTCCGCATCGCCCAATGCCAACAACGTGTGCATCATCTACTACGCGATCTGCAACCTGCGGAGCGTGTCGGCGGGAGGAGCAGCAGGTGATCTCTTCTTCCACGAGGCGCGGCTGCGGCCAGGGAGCACCATGATGGCCTCCTTCCCGGCGGAGGTCGAGTCCGCCATCCTCCCCAACGACGTCGCCGAGAAGGTCCCCTTTGGGAACCTCCTGGACGTCCTCGCCACCTT containing:
- the LOC120668035 gene encoding BURP domain-containing protein 3-like, whose product is MPDAIADLVQRGIDRSPLEEHYSASPNANNVCIIYYAICNLRSVSAGGAAGDLFFHEARLRPGSTMMASFPAEVESAILPNDVAEKVPFGNLLDVLATFSIPAGSTEAAQVRDTLRRCQAPPLPGERKACAASLEGTVRSAMDMLGGGAGAWPATRCRSRTPSTIAT